From Papaver somniferum cultivar HN1 unplaced genomic scaffold, ASM357369v1 unplaced-scaffold_99, whole genome shotgun sequence, the proteins below share one genomic window:
- the LOC113346481 gene encoding protein CELLULOSE SYNTHASE INTERACTIVE 3-like isoform X4 translates to MSKFPSPEPRERVSPSSPRQMDLNGTSPMDNPESTTARVAQFVEQLHAKMSSPHEKELITARLLGIARARKDARTVIGSHPQAMPLFVSILRSGTTVAKLNVAATLSALCKEDSLRLKVLLGGCIPSLLSLLKSESFDARKAAAEAIYEVSSGGLSDDHVGMKIFVTEGVVPTLWEQLNPKNKQDKVVEGFVTGALRNICGDKDGYWRTTLDAGGVEIIMGLLSSDNITAQSNAASLLARLMLAFPDSIHKVIDAGVLKILLRLIGRENDISVRVSVADALESFSSKSTTGRKAMVDADGIPILIGAVVAPSKEGIQGEGGRLLQGHATRALANICGGMPALILYLGDLSQSPRLSAPVADIIGALAYTLMIFEQDTNKEEASFDVTQLEDILMMLLKPRDNKLVQERVLEALASLYGNTHISKWLNHSDAKRVLTGLIITVSTDVQEFLILSLTSLCSDGIGVWEALEKREGIQLLISLLGLSSEQHQEHAVALLAILTDQTDDSKWAITAAGGIPPLVQLLETGSLKAREDSARVLWNLCSHSEDIRICVESAGAIPAFLCLLKSGGFGGQETSARALTKLIRSADAATLNQLLALLYGNTPRSKVHIVRVLGHVLNMASHEDLVQKGAPANKVVKSLVEALESSNKESQESAASVLTNLFDSRQDISDSLGVDETIHPRMKLLTSKTQEVNTQSAKGLRKIPQSSVPRSTRSASVMQSSTNINDTNKKYEGDVKSLIKIAKTSSIGSAETAVASLANLLSHPHIAEEALAGDVISALTRVFGEGTSEGKRNAARALHHLMNHFPIDEVLSGNAQRRFVVLALVDSLSSMDLDEPDSVDVLDVVAMLARTKDAVNFSCPPWSVFTEVPSSLEALIRCLAEGLPPAQDKAIEILSRVCSDLPVLLGDLLVGTIRCITSLANRIMNSSSLEVRVGGSALLICATKEHKQQSMSALNASGFMKPLIYSLVDMMKINSSCASLEIEVKTPRGYIERTFFDEGCDFEVPDPATVLGSTVALWLLSIISSFHKKNILTVMEAGGLEALYDKLTSYTSNPQNEFGDTEGIWISSLLLSILFQDATVVMSPATMRIIPSLAFLLRSDEIIDRYFSAQAMASLVNGGNKGIHMAIANSDAVAGLISLIGYIESDMPNLVALSQEFSLLRNPDRVVLEHLFDIEDVRVGSIARKSIPLLVDLLRPMPDRPGAPPFAVSLLIRIAEENDENKLAIAEAGALDALPKYLSLSPQDSAETTVVELLRILFMNPELICHEASISSLNQLIAVLRLGSRSARFSAVRTLHLLFDAQRIRDSESAKQAIQPLVDMLDAGGSEKEQQTALLVLIKLTSGNSSNAVALADVEGDPLHSLCKVLLSATSSLELKRDAAQLCFILFSNKKVRATETASECIKPLLLLMQSNSTSAMESGALAFNRLLDDEQQVELAASSYEIVDLLVGLVSSNNNRLTEACISILIKLGKDRTPCKLDMVKAGIVENCLELLPNSPGSLCSMVAELFRILTNSSGIARSPAAAKTVEPLFILLPRPDIDMWGQHSALQALVNILEKPQSLSTLRLTPSQVIEPLIACLQSPSQTIQQLGTEVLSHLLAQERFQQDITSQNAVVPLVQLAGIGILNLQQTAIKALESISRSWPEVVAFAGGIFEFSKVIIQDDPQPSHELWESAALVLSNILRFNTEYYFKVPLVVLVRMLHSNMESTITLALNALIVVQEGTDASSSELLAEAGAVDALLDLLRSHQCEEISGKLLEALFNNARVREMKVTKLAIAPLSQYLLDPETKSQPGKLLAALSLEDIFQHEGHARSRDSVSACRALLRLLEDQPTEPMSMVAVSALQNLVKHSRTNKRAVAEAGGILIIQGLLLSSNSEIAAQAALLVKFLFSNHTLQEYVSNDLIRSLTAAVGKEFSATSINEEVLSTIKVIFSNFPKLHASEAATLVIPHLVVGLKTGTVASQELVLDILCILRHSWSFIPTDISKAQAMAAAEAIPIFQLLMKSCPPSFHERVDALLHCLPGCLTVTIKRGCNLKQSVGTTNSFCRLTIGNGPPRQTKVVSHSTSPEWKEGFTWAFDVPPKGQKLQIICKSKNTFGKSTLGRVTLPIDRVVIDGVHSGVFSLKSDSNKDGSSRTLEIEITWSNRITNDKIRK, encoded by the exons ATGTCGAAATTTCCCTCGCCTGAACCTCGAGAACGTGTTTCACCATCTTCTCCCCGACAAAT GGATTTAAATGGAACATCACCAATGGATAATCCAGAAAGTACAACAGCAAGGGTTGCTCAATTTGTTGAGCAGCTGCATGCCAAAATGTCTTCACCACATGAAAAGGAGCTTATTACAGCACGATTGCTTGGTATTGCCAGAGCAAGAAAGGATGCAAGGACGGTTATTGGTTCGCATCCACAGGCAATGCCACTGTTCGTGTCAATTTTGAGAAGTGGAACAACCGTAGCGAAACTTAATGTTGCTGCAACTTTGAGTGCTCTTTGCAAGGAAGACAGTTTACGTCTAAAGGTGCTTTTGGGAGGATGCATACCCTCTTTACTGTCACTACTTAAGTCTGAATCTTTCGATGCCAGGAAAGCTGCTGCAGAAGCTATCTATGAAGTGTCGTCTGGAGGTCTGTCAGATGATCATGTAGGCATGAAAATATTTGTTACTGAAGGTGTAGTTCCCACATTATGGGAGCAGCTCAATCCAAAAAACAAGCAGGACAAAGTGGTAGAGGGATTTGTTACTGGGGCTTTGAGAAACATTTGTGGAGACAAGGACGGATATTGGAGGACCACACTTGATGCAGGGGGAGTAGAGATCATTATGGGTCTTCTTTCTTCTGATAATATCACCGCCCAATCAAATGCAGCTTCTCTATTAGCTCGTTTGATGTTGGCTTTTCCAGATAGCATCCATAAAGTTATCGACGCAGGAGTTCTTAAAATCTTGCTTCGTTTGATAGGACGGGAAAATGATATTTCAGTTCGTGTTAGTGTTGCCGACGCATTGGAGTCATTTTCCTCAAAATCAACCACGGGAAGGAAAGCTATGGTTGATGCAGACGGGATACCTATTCTGATTGGAGCTGTTGTAGCTCCTTCTAAAGAGGGCATACAAGGTGAGGGCGGCCGATTACTACAGGGACATGCTACACGTGCACTAGCAAATATTTGTGGTGGAATGCCAgctttaatactttatcttggaGACTTGTCTCAATCGCCTCGTTTATCTGCTCCGGTTGCTGATATAATTGGAGCACTTGCTTATACATTGATGATCTTTGAGCAAGATACTAATAAGGAGGAGGCATCATTTGATGTAACTCAATTAGAAGATATTCTTATGATGCTGTTGAAGCCTCGGGATAATAAGCTAGTTCAAGAGCGTGTTCTTGAGGCCTTAGCAAGTCTGTATGGTAATACCCACATCTCAAAGTGGCTTAATCATTCAGATGCCAAGAGGGTTCTCACTGGGTTGATAATTACAGTTTCTACTGATGTTCAAGAGTTCCTGATACTCTCTTTGACAAGCTTGTGTAGTGATGGAATAGGGGTTTGGGAGGCCCTTGAAAAGAGAGAGGGAATTCAATTGCTGATATCGTTGTTGGGATTATCAAGTGAGCAACATCAAGAGCATGCTGTTGCATTGCTAGCAATTTTGACCGACCAAACTGATGATAGTAAGTGGGCAATCACTGCTGCAGGTGGAATCCCTCCACTTGTGCAGTTATTAGAAACGGGGTCACTGAAAGCAAGAGAGGATTCTGCACGTGTGTTGTGGAATTTGTGCAGTCATAGTGAAGATATTCGTATCTGTGTCGAAAGTGCAGGAGCAATTCCAGCTTTCTTATGTCTTCTTAAAAGTGGTGGATTTGGAGGACAAGAAACTTCTGCGAGGGCACTCACAAAGCTTATCAGATCAGCGGACGCTGCTACTCTTAATCAGTTGCTAGCTTTGCTGTATGGGAACACACCACGCTCAAAAGTCCACATTGTCAGGGTGTTGGGTCATGTCCTCAATATGGCATCCCACGAGGATCTTGTGCAGAAGGGAGCACCTGCTAATAAAGTCGTTAAGTCCCTTGTCGAGGCTCTCGAGTCATCGAATAAAGAATCTCAAGAGAGTGCTGCTTCTGTCTTAACAAACCTATTTGATAGCAGGCAGGATATTTCTGATAGTCTTGGGGTTGACGAAACTATTCATCCTCGTATGAAGCTTTTGACAAGCAAAACTCAGGAAGTTAATACACAATCAGCTAAGGGATTGAGAAAAATACCCCAATCAAGTGTACCCAGATCAACTCGTTCTGCCAGTGTAATGCAGAGTTCAACAAATATAAATGATACAAACAAAAAGTACGAAGGGGATGTTAAGTCCCTTATCAAGATTGCAAAAACTTCTTCTATTGGTTCAGCTGAGACTGCAGTTGCTTCCCTCGCTAACCTTCTTTCTCATCCTCACATTGCTGAAGAAGCTCTAGCAGGAGATGTTATATCTGCTTTGACCAGAGTGTTCGGAGAAGGGACATCGGAAGGTAAGAGAAACGCAGCACGTGCCCTTCACCATCTGATGAACCATTTCCCTATAGATGAGGTGCTTAGTGGTAATGCTCAACGTCGTTTTGTTGTTCTTGCACTTGTTGATTCTTTATCCTCTATGGACTTGGATGAACCTGATTCTGTTGACGTTCTAGACGTGGTTGCCATGCTGGCTAGGACTAAAGATGCTGTGAACTTCTCTTGTCCACCATGGTCTGTCTTTACTGAGGTTCCATCAAGTTTAGAGGCATTAATCCGGTGCCTCGCTGAAGGCCTTCCTCCAGCACAAGATAAGGCAATTGAGATACTTTCGAGGGTCTGTAGTGATTTACCAGTTTTGCTTGGCGATCTTTTGGTTGGAACAATTAGGTGCATCACTTCCTTAGCGAATAGGATAATGAACTCATCTAGTTTGGAAGTAAGAGTTGGAGGGTCAGCATTACTTATTTGTGCTACTAAGGAACATAAGCAGCAATCAATGAGTGCCCTGAATGCATCTGGCTTTATGAAACCTCTCATTTATTCCCTAGTAGATATGATGAAGATAAACTCTAGTTGTGCTTCTCTTGAGATTGAAGTCAAAACTCCTAGAGGTTATATAGAAAGAACGTTTTTTGACGAAGGTTGTGATTTTGAAGTCCCTGATCCAGCAACTGTTTTGGGGAGTACAGTTGCCTTGTGGTTATTGTCTATAATTTCTTCATTTCATAAAAAGAACATTCTTACTGTCATGGAAGCAGGTGGTTTAGAAGCTCTCTATGATAAGCTTACTAGTTACACCTCCAATCCACAG AATGAATTTGGAGATACAGAgggtatttggattagttctttgcTATTATCTATTTTATTCCAGGATGCTACTGTGGTGATGTCTCCTGCTACGATGCGCATCATACCTTCACTTGCTTTTCTCTTAAGGTCTGACGAAATTATTGATCGATACTTCTCTGCACAAGCAATGGCCAGTCTTGTAAATGGTGGAAATAAAGGAATACATATGGCAATTGCAAATTCTGATGCAGTTGCTGGTTTGATTAGCCTCATTGGTTATATAGAATCAGATATGCCCAATCTTGTAGCACTATCTCAAGAATTTTCACTTTTACGCAATCCTGATAGAGTTGTTCTGGAGCACTTATTTGACATTGAAGATGTAAGAGTTGGATCTATTGCGAGGAAGTCTATACCTCTTCTAGTAGACCTTTTGAGACCAATGCCAGATAGACCAGGTGCTCCTCCATTTGCTGTTTCCCTTCTGATCCGTATCGCTGAGGAGAATGATGAGAATAAACTGGCTATAGCCGAAGCTGGAGCTCTAGATGCATTACCTAAATATCTGTCTTTGAGTCCTCAAGACTCAGCTGAGACTACCGTAGTTGAACTACTGAGGATTTTGTTTATGAACCCTGAACTGATTTGCCATGAAGCGTCCATCAGTTCCTTGAATCAACTGATTGCTGTTCTACGTTTAGGGTCAAGAAGCGCTAGATTCAGTGCTGTTAGGACACTCCATTTACTTTTTGATGCTCAGAGAATTAGAGACAGTGAATCAGCAAAGCAAGCCATACAACCATTAGTTGACATGCTTGATGCTGGTGGATCAGAGAAAGAACAACAAACTGCTCTCCTAGTTTTGATAAAGTTGACTTCCGGAAATTCTTCAAATGCAGTAGCATTAGCAGATGTCGAAGGAGATCCACTTCACAGCCTGTGCAAGGTTTTATTATCCGCCACCTCTTCATTGGAGCTGAAGAGAGATGCTGCACAGCTCTGCTTTATTTTGTTCAGCAACAAAAAAGTGCGAGCTACTGAAACCGCCTCGGAATGTATAAAACCCCTTCTGTTATTAATGCAATCAAATTCAACTTCTGCAATGGAGTCGGGTGCCTTGGCTTTTAATAGGCTGTTGGATGACGAGCAACAGGTAGAACTTGCAGCATCTTCTTATGAAATCGTGGATCTTCTTGTTGGATTGGTTTCTAGTAATAACAATCGTCTTACAGAGGCTTGCATCAGCATTCTTATAAAGTTGGGGAAAGATCGCACTCCTTGCAAACTCGATATGGTGAAAGCAGGAATAGTTGAAAACTGTCTAGAGTTACTTCCTAATTCACCTGGGTCTCTATGCTCCATGGTTGCAGAGTTGTTCCGAATATTAACTAATAGTAGCGGGATTGCGAGAAGTCCTGCTGCTGCAAAAACTGTTGAACCTCTTTTCATCCTTTTACCGCGTCCAGATATCGACATGTGGGGACAGCATAGTGCCTTGCAAGCACTAGTAAATATTCTGGAGAAGCCCCAAAGCCTTTCAACCTTGAGATTAACTCCTAGCCAAGTAATTGAACCTTTGATAGCGTGTCTACAGTCCCCTTCACAAACCATTCAACAACTTGGTACCGAAGTACTATCACATCTTTTAGCACAGGAACGTTTTCAACAAGATATTACCTCACAAAATGCAGTTGTGCCTCTTGTTCAGCTTGCTGGAATTGGGATACTGAACTTGCAGCAAACGGCAATTAAGGCCTTAGAGAGTATCTCCAGGAGTTGGCCAGAGGTTGTTGCTTTTGCCGGGGGTATCTTTGAGTTTTCCAAAGTTATTATTCAGGATGACCCTCAGCCTTCTCATGAATTATGGGAATCTGCTGCGTTGGTTCTGTCAAATATTTTGCGGTTCAATACGGAGTACTACTTCAAAGTTCCTTTGGTAGTCCTTGTGAGAATGTTGCACTCCAACATGGAGAGTACAATAACTCTAGCGCTGAATGCTTTAATAGTTGTCCAAGAGGGTACTGATGCTTCAAGTTCTGAACTCTTGGCCGAGGCTGGTGCCGTGGATGCACTGCTGGACCTTTTAAGGTCCCACCAATGCGAAGAAATATCTGGAAAACTACTTGAAGCTTTGTTTAATAATGCGAGGGTGAGAGAAATGAAGGTCACAAAGCTTGCTATAGCACCATTATCTCAGTATCTGCTGGATCCAGAAACCAAATCGCAACCCGGTAAGCTTCTTGCCGCACTTTCTCTTGAGGACATATTCCAGCACGAAGGACATGCTAGATCCAGAGATTCAGTATCCGCATGTCGAGCACTATTGAGGTTACTTGAGGACCAGCCGACTGAGCCCATGAGCATGGTAGCTGTGTCTGCACTGCAAAACTTGGTTAAGCACAGTAGGACAAACAAACGAGCGGTTGCAGAAGCAGGTGGGATATTGATAATACAGGGATTGCTACTGTCATCAAATTCAGAAATTGCTGCACAGGCAGCACTGCTGGTTAAATTCCTATTTTCCAATCACACGCTCCAAGAGTATGTTTCAAATGATTTGATCAGGTCTTTGACAG CTGCAGTCGGGAAAGAGTTCTCTGCAACAAGTATAAATGAAGAGGTCTTGTCAACCATAAAAGTGATATTCAGTAATTTCCCTAAGCTGCATGCATCAGAAGCGGCAACCCTCGTCATTCCTCACTTGGTTGTAGGACTGAAGACTGGGACTGTAGCTTCCCAGGAGTTGGTGTTGGATATTCTATGCATATTAAGACATTCATGGTCATTCATTCCTACAGATATTTCTAAGGCTCAAGCCATGGCTGCTGCAGAAGCTATTCCGATATTCCAATTACTAATGAAAAGTTGTCCACCAAGTTTTCATGAGAGAGTAGATGCCCTTTTGCATTGCTTACCTGGTTGTTTAACTGTCACTATCAAGCGTGGATGCAACTTGAAGCAGAGTGTTGGTACCACAAATTCCTTTTGCCGGTTGACGATAGGAAATGGTCCTCCAAGGCAAACTAAA GTAGTGAGCCACAGTACAAGTCCAGAATGGAAGGAAGGGTTCACTTGGGCATTTGATGTACCACCAAAGGGACAGAAACTTCAGATTATATGCAAAAGCAAAAATACATTTGGGAAG TCAACTCTTGGGAGAGTAACACTACCGATAGACAGAGTCGTAATAGATGGAGTACATAGTGGAGTTTTCAGCTTAAAGAGCGACAGCAATAAGGATGGGTCATCTAGAACACTTGAAATTGAGATCACCTGGTCTAACAGGATAACAAACGATAAGATTCGAAAATGA